In Polaribacter pacificus, the genomic window AGAATGACTAAACACACAAAACATACAAATTTAGAAAGACGAGATAACGATCTTTTTGCGCCCAATGAAATTTCTTTTGTGGGTGCAAATTGCAATAGTATTTCTGATTTGGTTAAAGCGATTTCTCAAAAGTTACCTAGGTATAAGCTAGCCTACTTTGATGCTTCTCATGCAAAAGATGTTCAAGAGACAAACGTATCAGAATTTGTATTTCACCATCGTGGAAATTTACAAGTGTCTACCACAAGCCCTGTAAACACCTATTTGCAACGACTTCAATTTTCACAATTTGATTGTATTTTTATCAATGGGAATCATTATAAAGCGGCAAAGCAGATCCTAATTTTAGACCCACAAAAAGAGGCGTCTGTATTAAAAAGATTGGATCAATTAGATCGCATTCAATTTGTGATAAAACTTAATAAAGACACGGAGTATTTTTCTTTTTTAGAAAAGAAATTCCCAAAAATTAAAAATTTAATCTGTTATACTATCGATGAGGTAGATAAGATATCTCATCAAATAGATCAGTTAATCCAAGAGAAAATAGCCCCAGTAAAAGGTCTGGTATTGGTTGGTGGTAAAAGCACTAGAATGGGGAAAGATAAATCAACCTTGGATTATTTTGGGAAGCCTCAAAAACAGGCTGCAAAAGAACTCTTAGTAAGCAATAATTTAGAAACGTATTATTCTGTACAAAAACAGACAGATAAAGCAGACGAAATTTCTGACACATTTTTAAATTTAGGCCCTTTTGGAGGCATCTGTTCTGCCTTTCAAAAAAATCCAAATGTAGCCTGGTTGGTCTTAGCGACTGATCTTCCTTTTGTAGATTCTAAGCTTATCCAATTATTGTTGCAAAAACGCAACCCTAGTAAAGTTGCTACAGCAATTAAAGGCAAGGGCAATCAGTTTGTAGAGCCGTTAATTACCATCTACGAGCCCAAAGCTTATCCACTATTGCTGCAGTATTTAGCACAGGGCTATTCATGTCCTCGAAAAATGCTGATCAACTCTGATGTAGAAATAGTTGAGGTGGATGCTGCTTTTATTAGAAATGTAAATACACCAGAAGAGTTTGAATTAGCAAAAAAAGAGCTTCAATAAAAGAAACTGAAACCAGTTCAGCAGACAATGAAACCCACAAAAGATCAACTTTTTAAACGGCAAATTACCTTATCAGAAATAGGTGAGATTGGGCAGCAAAAACTACAAAAGGCTTCTGTTGTCGTTGTTGGCTGTGGCGGCTTGGGAGGTCCAATTGCTGTGCATTTGGCCACCAGTGGCATTGGAAAACTTCACTTGATAGATTTTGACACCATTGATCTGAGTAATTTGCATAGACAGGTCTATTTTTCTTTAGCGGATGTAGGAAAATACAAAGCTGCTACTTTGGCAAAATTTATAGAAAAAAGAGCGCCGTTTACTCAGGTAAAATACACGCTTGATCCCATTGCCAAAAGCAATGTTTTTGACTTGATTTCTGAGGCTGATATTGTTGTTGACGGTACAGATTCATTGCCCACAAAATACTTATTAAACGATGCCTGTGTACTTAAAAACAAAGCACTTGTGTATGGCTCATTGTACAAGTATGATGGCTATGTTGCCAGTTTTAACATCGCACAAGGTGCAGGAGCCTATTCAGCCAATTTACGAGATGCATTTCCTACCATGGCAACAGATGTTCCTAATTGTGAAGAAGCAGGAACCTTAAATTCTATCGTTAGCTTTATTGCAGCTCAACAAGTAAACGAAGTATTAAAACTGGTTTTAGAAATCGGAAAACCACTGGTCAATCAAGTGTTGATTTATAATTCATTGCAAAACTCACAATTAAAAATGAAGCTTACTAACCAAGTTTCAAAAGCAGCTATAGAAGAACTATTTTTTAGAGAATCCTACTTTGATGCTAGTTGCCAAGTACAAAATAGTGATTGGTTAATTTCTGCAGAAAAATTGAAGCAACTAATCTCAGATCCCGAGCGCAGAAAAAGCATTCAAATTATAGCTGTACTAGAAAATTTAAAAACGCCATTTGAGGTAGATCAGACCATTCCTTTTTTTTCAGCAGCTATTGAAAATTTTAAGATAGACAATAATAAAGAGTATGTACTGGTGTGTCAAAAAGGAATTACCAGCTACAGCGCAACAATAAAATTAAAAGAAAGCTTTCCTACAGCAACAATACTTAGTTTAGCTGATGGAATCAACAATTATTAAATGACGACAAATCCTACCCATTTTTATACCCAAGAAAAGTTAGCACTCGAAACAGCATTGGCTAGTTTAAAAAAAACACTTTCTCTGATTAGTGTTTTTCGCTTGGCAATTTTTATCGCATCAAGTATTGGCATTTATTTTTTTATAGGCAATGGACTCATTGCTACTGTTATTGGATTTGTCGGTTTTGTAATTTTTGCCATTCTGTTGGTCAAAAACTCAAAATTACAATCAACTAAAGAAATGTTGCTTGCTAAAATAAAAATCAACACCATAGAATTAGCTGCCTTAGAAGGGAATTTTAAAGACTTAAAAGATGGGAGTGAATTTATAGATCCACATCATTTTTATAGCAATGATATTGATTTGTTTGGAAAAGGTTCTTTTTTTCAATATTCAAACAGAACTGCTACTCAAGAAGGCGCAAAGGCTTATGCAACAATTTTAACAGCCAATACTATCAATGATATTACGGAAAAACAAAAAGCAATTATTGAACTAGCTGGAGAGGCAAAATGGCGTCAACATTTTTCTGCGATTGCCAGTTTGGTTGATGTAAAGTTGAGTGCAAAATCAATTTTAAATTCTATAAAAAATTACGAAACTGTTTTGCCGAATTTCTTTGGAAACTTGGTGAAGGTCTTTTCTGCGGTATCCATTGTGTTAATCGCTTTGGTGTCTTTTAATATTTTGCCGTTTTCAGCTATTGTAATTTGGTTTTTTATGGGATTGTTTATCTCTGGATCACAACTTAAAAAGACCAATACTATTTATGCGATTTCTGGCAATGCAAAAGAAATATTTAAGCAGTATTACCAATTATTAGCAGCCATAGAAGAGCATACTTTTGCTGCTAAAATACTTGTCAAAAAACAAGAAGAGATACAATCAGAAAAAGAAAAAGCATCGACGGTGTTTCAAAAATTTTCTAGAATTTTAGATTCATTTGATCAACGAAATAATATTGTCATCGCTATTTTTGGAAATGCCTTATTTCTTTGGGATATTCAAAATGCTGTAAAAGTAGAAAACTGGATTTCTCAGTATAAACACACCGCAGAAAATTGGTTTGATGTCATTAGCTTTTTTGATGCTCAAAACACATTGGCAAATTTTTCTTTTAATCATCCAGCTTTTGTACTCCCAACAATTAGCAATGAAAAGCGCGTACTAGATGTCGAGCAATTAGGACACCCATTATTAAATTCAAGCAAAAGAATTGACAATGATTTTGCTATAGACCAAGAACAATTTTTTATTATAACGGGAGCAAACATGGCAGGAAAAAGTACTTTTTTAAGAAGTCTATCTTTAACCATACTCATGGCCAATATTGGCTTGCCTGTTTGTGCGAAAAAGGTAACATACAGTCCGATAAAATTAATTACAAGCATGCGAACTTCTGATTCTTTAGCAGATGATGAATCGTATTTTTATTCAGAGTTAAAACGACTTAAATTTATTGTTGATCAGATAGCGTCAGAACCTTATTTTATCATCTTAGATGAGATTTTAAAGGGAACAAACAGCAAAGACAAAGCCATTGGGTCTAAAAAATTTATTGAGAAATTAAACAAGTCCAATTCAACCGGTATTATTGCAACCCATGATGTAAGCTTGTGTGTCTTGGAAGAAGAATATACAACCATCAAAAATTATTACTTTGACGCTCAGATAAAAGATGATGAATTGTATTTTGATTATACCTTAAAAAAAGGGGTCTGTACCAATATGAATGCTTCTTTTTTATTGACTAAAATGGAGATTATTTAGGGAAATTCTACAGTCAAATTTTTCTTAATCACTGTCTAAGGATGCGCATTTACCCAAACTTCTCCATCAGAAAAATATTCTTTTTTCCAGATAGGCACTGTTTCTTTTAGAGTATCTATAGCAAACTGACACGCATCAAAAGCAGCCTTTCTGTGTTTTGCAGAGGCTGTAATAATTACAGGTATTTCGCCAACTTGTAACATGCCTTCTGCATGGTGTATGGCAATTTTTACAATGTCAAATTTTTCCAAAGCTAGTTGTGCGATTTTTCCCATTTCTTTTAGGGCCATGGGTTTGTAGGTAGAGAAATCTAATCGTAGCACTTCTTTTCCCTTTGTGTCATTTCTAACCGTTCCGATAAAAGCAGAAATACCTCCACAGCCATCATCGCTAACAAAATCATAGCACTGCTGTAAGTTGAGTTTTTCTGAAGTAATTTTTATCGATGTTTTAGGCATATCTGTTACAAAAATAGCAAATCAAAACGTATCTTTGCCTTGCTAATTTTAGAAGTTTATAAAATGAAGGGTATCTTTAGAATTGTCAGTTTTTTAGAAGGAATTTCTTACTTGTTATTGTTGTTTATTGCAACGCCTATAAAATATTTTGGAGAGGATGAAAGCTATGTAAAAATGCTAGGAATGCCTCATGGAATTTTATTTATGGTCTATATTATTTTAGCAATTATGTTAAAAGCTCCAGAAAAATGGAGTGGTAAAACACTAGGTATTGTATTGGTGGCATCTATTCTGCCTTTCGGAACCTTTTATATAGATAAAAAATATTTACAAAATTAGCCTCCACTCACTGGTGGAATAATGGCTACAACATCATTTTTATGTATTGTGATTTGATCTGAAGCATAGGCTTCATTTACTGCAACAGCATATGAATTGATGTTCTCCAACTTTGGATATAGTTTTGCAAGCTCTTTTTTAAAAGTAGCTACAGTACAATCTTCTGAGATCTCAATCTCTAGGGATGATGTTTCAAGTAGGTCTGTTGCAATCCCGAAAAGTAAAACCTGTATGTTCATACTTCAAAGTTAATTAAACAAACTCAAACCAAAGACAAAACCACTTTGCTTTTGATTGATTCCTCCTTTAGAGATGACATAATCAACACGTAAAAAACGCCATTTTCCCCAACCGATATTGCTAAGTCCAAAAGAGGCTTCTGAATAGGGTTTACGATCTCCGGTAAATAGGCCCTTAGCTCCTACAACTAAATGAAAATTTAATCGGTTAATCAGCGGAATCTTGTTTAAGAAAAACCCTTTAAAATTATGTTCTCCATGAAATTCTGCAAATTTATCGTTGGTGCTGTATGCGTAATAATCCAATAAATTAAAATGGTTTAAATAGTTGGTAGAAGGCGATACAGAAAGCTTGTTTCCATTAAAATGTTCGTAATCAATAAAAGAGATGTTCTTTTGCTCTAAAAAGAGCCCTCCTTTTACTTTATAAGAAAAAGCACCAAGATTCCCCAAAGAAGCACGTTGCCTTACTTGTCCAACGATTAGATCTGAATGTAAGTCGCTATCTCCAGAACCAAAAGTTTTTCGGTAAGCAACATACAGTGAAGGGTATTTGTCATTGTAAACAGTTATTTTACTATCGGGATATGAGAGGTATTTTGTTCCAAAATTAATTGTACTTCCCAAGCTCCAAGTCCATAAATGATGTGGTGTAAATGAGGGAGTAAAATTAGTAGCATCTTGTGGGTCATTAGACGTATAACTGCGATCCTCAATATTTCTTGCGCTATAATCTGTAGTATTTACCAAGGGTTTTCTGTCAGCATATTCTAAAGTGGTAGAAAAATTGACGCCATTTGTTAGCTCTCTAGAAAAGCCAATGTTTGCAAAAGTTTTTTCATAAATCTTTAAATAGTTTCTTTCAAAATAAGCTGAGTTAATGGTATTCATAAATTGAGAAATAGGGTTTTTACCATTAAATTGTGCTGTGGTGTTTCCTCCAGAAAAGCTGATCATTGGACGGCTTAAATTATCCCATTTATAAGTAAAATTAACGGTAGGGCGTATTTTTTTATCAGAAAAACCGTACTTAAAATTGGTAGAAACTCGAACCCATTTTCCCTGCTCATTTAATTGATTAAAGAAAGAAATACCCATTCCGGTATTCCATCCTTGCACCGTATTAAAGTTTAAATCTGATAGGGGTGAGTCTATAAACAAAGACCAGTTTTTATAAGAATTTTGAAAGCGGTATCCCGAGAGCAGATCTCCTAAAGAAAACTTGTTAGATTTTTGATCTATAGAGTCTAGATATTGTTTAGAGTTTCTAACTAGTTGAATACTGTCTTTTATTATGTAATCGGTTACTTCTTCTGTGGTTAACGGAACAGGTCTTAAGGATTTCCAATAGCTTGAATCTTTTTCTGTTGCTTCTTTGGCAAAAGATAAGATTTCTTTGCCAAAGGTGTTGCTGTCAAAAATTGGAGAAAAATTATAATTGTTATAAGCAGAGGTAAATCGACCATCAATATTAAAACCAAACAGCCCAATTTTAAAGTCGATGATCTGAGAAATAACCACCCAAAGATCTTCTGAAGCTGCATAATTGTAATCCTGTTTAAAGCGAAGAACGTCTACCATTGGCAGATTTATTTGTGCCCCAGTAATAGTTATATCTGAACCATAAATGGCCCAATCATCTTCTACGATATAAATAAAGCCATTAAAAACTCGATCATTTTTTCTTTTAGGTGTCAACTCAATTTTATTAATCAGTTTGCCTTGTTTGTCATAAAAGGTTCCCACTAATTTGAAGTTATAATAGCTAAAGGCGTAATTGGCTAAAGGTGAAATTACTTCGGCGCCAAAATCAATCGTATTTTCATACAGGTTAAAGTTTACATCTTCTGCTCTGTTAAAGCTCACGCCATTATCGCTCCCACTAACCTTAGAAGCCACAATGTGTTCTTTAAAGCTCGAAGGTCGTTTAAAAGCAATTTTTGAAACAGTTTCTGATAAATAAATGATTCCGCTTCTGGTAGAATCTAAACCTCCACCAAGATCTCCTAAGTCTTGTCCTAATATTTTTTTGGGTGCATTCTTAACTTTATACAAACCTCTAGAGTAAAAATCTGCAGTGTATTGTTTTAGTTTTTCCTGATTTTTACTCTTGTTTTGAATAACACTTCTAATAATCTTATCGGCTAAGTTTTCTTTGCTATCAATCACAACCTCATCAAGTTCAAACTGTTCTTCAATCATTTTGATGTCTAAAACATAGGGTAATTTAACTACAGAAATTTTCTTTTTGATGGTTTTAAAACCTAAGAATTGAAAAACCACAGTATAATTACCAGTACTTTTTAAGGGCAATATATATTCACCATTGTCATTACTTGTAGTCCCTGCAATCGTGTTTTCTAAATAGACACTCACAGATGATAGGGGTTCATTTTTTATGTCCACTACTTTCCCTTTAATTTGAGCACTAAGGATTGTTGTAAAAAAAAGAGAAAATAGAATGGTAGCTTTTTTCATTGGGTTTGGTTTTGATCGATAAACAAACTTAAGGATTAAAAACAGCCTAAGTTGTTTAAATGCTGTTAAAGAAGTACTATAGTTATCATAAAACTATGTTACTGTCTCTTGTTAAGAGACGCCTCTAATTATAAAAAGGTTGCTTGCTAAACTTCTTTAAAATCAGAATAGATCAAAGAATAAAGACCTCTAAAATGAATATAGGCCTTGTTAAAAAAGAGTATATTTGTAAGTTCTTATAAACAGCAAAAACTATGAGTGATTCTAGAAAAAGGCATGAAGCTTTAATATACCACGCAAAGCCACAACCAGGGAAAATAGAAGTTGTTCCGACAAAAAAATATGCCACTCAGCATGATTTATCATTGGCCTATTCACCAGGAGTTGCAGAACCTTGTTTAGAAATAGAAAAAGACCCAAACAATGCTTATAAGTATACAGCAAAGGGTAATTTAGTTGCTGTAATTACTAATGGAACCGCTGTTTTAGGTCTCGGAAATATTGGGGCATTGGCATCCAAACCAGTAATGGAAGGAAAGGCATTGCTTTTTAAGATTTTTGCAGACATAGATGTGTTTGATATAGAAGTTGACACTACTGATATTGATAAATTTATAGAAACGGTCAAGGCAATTGCTCCAACTTTTGGAGGGATTAATTTAGAAGATATTAAGGCGCCAGAAGCCTTTGAAATAGAAAGACGATTAAAAGAAGAATTAGACATTCCCGTAATGCACGATGACCAGCATGGAACGGCTATAATTTCTGCAGCCGCGCTTAAAAATGCCATCGAAATTACAGGTAAAAATATAAAAGATATACAAGTTGTAATTAATGGAGCAGGTGCTGCAGCCATTTCTTGTACCAAATTATATTTAAAATTAGGCGTACAAGTGTCTAATGTTGTGATGTGTGATAGCAAAGGTGTCATTAGAAAAGATCGCGATAACTTAAACGAACAAAAGCAAGAGTTTGCGACCAATAAAGACATTCATACTTTAGAAGAGGCCATGCACAATGCAGATGTTTTTATCGGTTTGTCTAAAGGAAATGTTGTGAGTCCAGAGATGTTATTATCTATGGCCAAAGACCCAATAGTTTTTGCAATGGCAAATCCAGTTCCAGAAATTTCATATGATGTTGCAGTCGCAACTAGAAAAGATATTATTATGGCTACCGGTCGTTCTGACCACCCTAATCAGGTAAATAATGTTCTTGGATTTCCATTTATTTTTAGAGGAGCGTTAGATGTTAGGGCTACTAAAATAAATGAAGAAATGAAAATGGCAGCAGTGCACGCCTTAGCTGAATTGGCCAAAAAAACGGTTCCAGAACAAGTGAATATTGTATATGATGAAATTAGTTTGTCATTTGGTAAAGAATACATCATCCCAAAACCTTTTGACCCTAGATTGATTTATGAAATACCTCCAGCAATTGCAAAAGCAGCCATTGATTCTGGTGTAGCTCTAGAGCCAATTACTGATTGGGTAAAATACCAAGAAGAACTGATGGATCGTTCTGGTACAGGTAGTAAAGAAATCCGATTGTTGCACAACAGAGCAAAAAACAACCCAAAGAGCATTGTTTTTGCAGAGGCAGATCATTTAGATGTATTAAAGGCTGCACAGCGAGTACATGATGAAAAGATTGGTTTCCCTATTTTATTGGGTAGACGTGAAGTTATTTTAGAGTTAAAAGAAGAGATTGGTTTTCATGCTGATGTACTTATCATTGACCCTAAAACCGATGAAGAAGAAGAGCGTAGAAATCGTTATGGAGAGATCTATTGGAAATCAAGACAACGCAAAGGAACTACACTTTTTCAGGCTAGAAAAATAATGAGAGAGCGCAATTATTTTGCTGCCATGATGGTTAATTCAGGTGAGGCAGATTCATTAATTACAGGGTACTCTAGATCATATCCTTCAGTGGTAAAACCAATGCTAGAACTGATAGAAAAAGCAAATGGAGTTACCCGAGTTGCTGCGGCTAATTTAATGTTAACCAAACAAGGTCCCTTGTTTTTAGCAGATACAACCATTAATATCAATCCTACTGCTAAAGACCTGGCAAAAATATCTCAATTAACCTATTCACTGGCTAGAATGTTTGGAGTAAAACCCAATATAGCCATGCTGTCTTTTTCTAATTTTGGTTCATCAGAATCAGAATCAGCGGTTAAAATTAGAGAAGCTGTGGCTTATATTCACAGACATTTTCCTCAGGTAGTTATTGATGGAGAGCTTCAGGCAGACTTTGCTTTAAACAGAGAAATGCTTGCCAAAGAATTTCCATTTTCTAAATTGAATGGACAAAAAGTAAATGTGCTAATTTTCCCAAATTTAGATGCGGCAAACATTACCTACAAACTAATGAAACAAGTTGATGAAATTGAGTCTGTAGGGCCTATTTTAATGGGACTTAAAAAACCGGTTCATATTCTACAGTTAGGAGCAAGTGTTGATGAAATGGTGAATATGGCTGCTGTAGCAGTAGTAGATGCACAACAAAAAGGAAAGCATAAATAAAGCAGATATGATTACTCAAATTAAAGGTAGATTGGTAGAGAAAAATCCCACTTATGTGGTGATAGACTGTAATGGTGTGGGGTATTTACTACACATTTCATTGCAAACTTTTTCTGCACTTCCAGATCATGAAGCAATTACCCTATTTACGCATCTTTCTGTAAAAGAAGATGCACATACGCTCTACGGATTTATTGATAAGACAGAGCGTGAAATCTTTAGGTTGCTAATTTCTGTTTCGGGAGTTGGACCGAGCATCGCTAGAACCATGTTGTCTTCTATGACTACCGATGAGATTCAACAAGCCATAGCTTCAGAAAATACAGCGGTAATTCAAGGAGTTAAAGGAATAGGAGCTAAAACAGCCCAAAGAGTCATTATAGACCTAAAAGATAAAATTTTAAAAACGTTCGATATGGACGTAATTTCCGTTGGACAAAACAATACAAACAAAGAAGAAGCGTTATCTGCATTAGAAGTACTAGGCTTTAATAGAAAACAATCAGATAAAGTAGTTAATACCATTTTAAAAGAGCACCGTGATGCAACGGTAGAGTTTTTAATAAAAAAGGCATTAAAAAGTTTGTAATAAATTTGAAAAACGTGAAGTTTCATAGGTTTTTATGCTGTGCCATTATTGCATTTTTAGCAACTGCGACTTCCTACTCACAAACCAAAACCACAGCTAGAGATTCCATTGTTAAAGACACGGTTTCTCCGCTTAGATATACCTTTAAATCTTCTCAACAAGGGAGTCTCTTTTTAAACAAACCATCTAGCATAGAAGTAAGGTTTGATAAGGGTTTAAACAAGTATATCATCCAAGAAAAAATTGGTTCTTATAAAATTGGAAACCCCAAATATTTATCACTTAAAGAGTATCAAGAATATCGCTTAAAAAATGATGTAAAAAGTTATTTTAAAAATAAGATTGATGCTTTAAACAGTAAAAAGAAAGGAGTAGACGATGTGCAAAAGAACCTTCTACCTACTTACTATGTCAATTCTAAATTTTTTGAATCTGTTTTTGGTAGCAATAGTGTAGAAGTAACTCCAACAGGTAGCATTTCTCTTAAATTTGGTGGAATTTATCAGAATGTAGACAATCCTCAAATATCAGAAAACAACCGAAGTAGTTTTACTTTTGATTTTGATCAGCAAATTACAGCAAGCATCACCGCTAAAATAGGTGAACGATTAAAAGTTACCGCAGATTATGATACGCAGGCCTCTTTTGATTTTCAAAACCTTTTTAAATTAGAATACACGCCAACAGAAGATGATATTATTCGGAAAATTGAGGCAGGAAATATCTCAATGCCGATTAAAAATTCGCTGATCAATGGTGCTCAGAGTTTGTTCGGAGCAAAAACTGAATTGCAATTTGGAAAGACCAAAGTTACTGCTGTAATTTCTCAGCAGAATTCAGAAAGCAAGAACATCGTTTCTGAGACAGGAGGCTATATTACTCCTTTTGAACTGCGTGCAACTGATTATGATGACAATCGTCATTTTTTCTTGGCTCAATATTTTAGAACCCAATACAAAACAGCTTTACAAAATTACCCACTAATTAGTAGCCCAATTAAGATTACCCGATTAGAAGTTTGGGTGACTAATAAAAATGCCAATACAGAAAACTTTAGAAATATTGTTGCCTTTGCAGATCTTGGAGAATCTGAACCAAATGAGTTTGTTAACTCAAACATAAACCCAACGAGCCCACCAACAGTTCTCGGTAAAAATATCCCTGCAAATGAGGCAAATGAGCTCTCGTCATTTTTAGTACTCAATAGCCCAATTAGAGATATATCAACTGTTGATGATGCCCTAAGTTCTAGTTTTAATATGAAACAAGGAACCGATTATTCAGTTTTACAGAACGCAAGAAAATTAAATGAATCAGAGTATACATTTAACTCACAACTGGGGTTTATCTCTTTAAATAGAAAACTAAATGAAGGAGAAGTATTAGCAGTTGCCTATGAGTACACTGTGGTCGGTAGTGATAAATCGTCTTATAAAGTTGGAGAGTTTACCAACGACGGAATTGTGGCACCAGAAAACTTGGCCGTAAAATTATTGCGAAGTGAAATCATCACCACAAAGAGAACGGTTGCTGGAGTCGAAGAGCAGTTTCCTCTTTGGAAATTGATGATGAAAAACGTGTATGCTTTAGGTGTGTTTCCGATCAACCCTAATGGTTTTAGATTTGAAGTTTTATACAGAGATGACCTTACAGGGATCTCAACTAATACACTTCAGAACGCGAGTACTCCAGACATCAATACAAAGCCATTGTTGAAAGTGCTTAATCTAGATCAATTAAATCAAAGTTTGATCACGGTTCCCAATGGAGATGGTTTCTTTGATTTTGTAGAAAACATTACGGTAAATTCAAGCAAGGGTTTTGTAATTTTTCCTGATACAGAGCCTTTTGGAACAGGCTTAAAAAGCGTATTAACAACTGCAAGTGATCAAAGCAGCTATGTTTTTAGCGAGTTGTATAGCAATACCAAAGCGCAGGCAAAAAACAATTTTCAAAACAAGGACAAATTTCTTTTAAAAGGATACGCCAAAACAGAAAATAATGGCAGTATTTCTTTAAATGCATTTAATGTTCCTCAGGGTTCTGTAAAGGTCACAGCTGGAGGAAGACAGCTGGTAGAAGGAATGGATTATACTGTTGATTATCGATTTGGAAAAGTACAGATTATTGATGCAGGGCTACAAGCATCTGGAATTCCAATTAATGTATCA contains:
- a CDS encoding MoaD/ThiS family protein, with the protein product MNIQVLLFGIATDLLETSSLEIEISEDCTVATFKKELAKLYPKLENINSYAVAVNEAYASDQITIHKNDVVAIIPPVSGG
- a CDS encoding molybdenum cofactor biosynthesis protein MoaE, with translation MPKTSIKITSEKLNLQQCYDFVSDDGCGGISAFIGTVRNDTKGKEVLRLDFSTYKPMALKEMGKIAQLALEKFDIVKIAIHHAEGMLQVGEIPVIITASAKHRKAAFDACQFAIDTLKETVPIWKKEYFSDGEVWVNAHP
- a CDS encoding HesA/MoeB/ThiF family protein, with product MKPTKDQLFKRQITLSEIGEIGQQKLQKASVVVVGCGGLGGPIAVHLATSGIGKLHLIDFDTIDLSNLHRQVYFSLADVGKYKAATLAKFIEKRAPFTQVKYTLDPIAKSNVFDLISEADIVVDGTDSLPTKYLLNDACVLKNKALVYGSLYKYDGYVASFNIAQGAGAYSANLRDAFPTMATDVPNCEEAGTLNSIVSFIAAQQVNEVLKLVLEIGKPLVNQVLIYNSLQNSQLKMKLTNQVSKAAIEELFFRESYFDASCQVQNSDWLISAEKLKQLISDPERRKSIQIIAVLENLKTPFEVDQTIPFFSAAIENFKIDNNKEYVLVCQKGITSYSATIKLKESFPTATILSLADGINNY
- a CDS encoding DUF3817 domain-containing protein; its protein translation is MKGIFRIVSFLEGISYLLLLFIATPIKYFGEDESYVKMLGMPHGILFMVYIILAIMLKAPEKWSGKTLGIVLVASILPFGTFYIDKKYLQN
- a CDS encoding NTP transferase domain-containing protein is translated as MTKHTKHTNLERRDNDLFAPNEISFVGANCNSISDLVKAISQKLPRYKLAYFDASHAKDVQETNVSEFVFHHRGNLQVSTTSPVNTYLQRLQFSQFDCIFINGNHYKAAKQILILDPQKEASVLKRLDQLDRIQFVIKLNKDTEYFSFLEKKFPKIKNLICYTIDEVDKISHQIDQLIQEKIAPVKGLVLVGGKSTRMGKDKSTLDYFGKPQKQAAKELLVSNNLETYYSVQKQTDKADEISDTFLNLGPFGGICSAFQKNPNVAWLVLATDLPFVDSKLIQLLLQKRNPSKVATAIKGKGNQFVEPLITIYEPKAYPLLLQYLAQGYSCPRKMLINSDVEIVEVDAAFIRNVNTPEEFELAKKELQ
- a CDS encoding DUF5686 and carboxypeptidase regulatory-like domain-containing protein, producing the protein MKKATILFSLFFTTILSAQIKGKVVDIKNEPLSSVSVYLENTIAGTTSNDNGEYILPLKSTGNYTVVFQFLGFKTIKKKISVVKLPYVLDIKMIEEQFELDEVVIDSKENLADKIIRSVIQNKSKNQEKLKQYTADFYSRGLYKVKNAPKKILGQDLGDLGGGLDSTRSGIIYLSETVSKIAFKRPSSFKEHIVASKVSGSDNGVSFNRAEDVNFNLYENTIDFGAEVISPLANYAFSYYNFKLVGTFYDKQGKLINKIELTPKRKNDRVFNGFIYIVEDDWAIYGSDITITGAQINLPMVDVLRFKQDYNYAASEDLWVVISQIIDFKIGLFGFNIDGRFTSAYNNYNFSPIFDSNTFGKEILSFAKEATEKDSSYWKSLRPVPLTTEEVTDYIIKDSIQLVRNSKQYLDSIDQKSNKFSLGDLLSGYRFQNSYKNWSLFIDSPLSDLNFNTVQGWNTGMGISFFNQLNEQGKWVRVSTNFKYGFSDKKIRPTVNFTYKWDNLSRPMISFSGGNTTAQFNGKNPISQFMNTINSAYFERNYLKIYEKTFANIGFSRELTNGVNFSTTLEYADRKPLVNTTDYSARNIEDRSYTSNDPQDATNFTPSFTPHHLWTWSLGSTINFGTKYLSYPDSKITVYNDKYPSLYVAYRKTFGSGDSDLHSDLIVGQVRQRASLGNLGAFSYKVKGGLFLEQKNISFIDYEHFNGNKLSVSPSTNYLNHFNLLDYYAYSTNDKFAEFHGEHNFKGFFLNKIPLINRLNFHLVVGAKGLFTGDRKPYSEASFGLSNIGWGKWRFLRVDYVISKGGINQKQSGFVFGLSLFN
- a CDS encoding MutS-related protein translates to MTTNPTHFYTQEKLALETALASLKKTLSLISVFRLAIFIASSIGIYFFIGNGLIATVIGFVGFVIFAILLVKNSKLQSTKEMLLAKIKINTIELAALEGNFKDLKDGSEFIDPHHFYSNDIDLFGKGSFFQYSNRTATQEGAKAYATILTANTINDITEKQKAIIELAGEAKWRQHFSAIASLVDVKLSAKSILNSIKNYETVLPNFFGNLVKVFSAVSIVLIALVSFNILPFSAIVIWFFMGLFISGSQLKKTNTIYAISGNAKEIFKQYYQLLAAIEEHTFAAKILVKKQEEIQSEKEKASTVFQKFSRILDSFDQRNNIVIAIFGNALFLWDIQNAVKVENWISQYKHTAENWFDVISFFDAQNTLANFSFNHPAFVLPTISNEKRVLDVEQLGHPLLNSSKRIDNDFAIDQEQFFIITGANMAGKSTFLRSLSLTILMANIGLPVCAKKVTYSPIKLITSMRTSDSLADDESYFYSELKRLKFIVDQIASEPYFIILDEILKGTNSKDKAIGSKKFIEKLNKSNSTGIIATHDVSLCVLEEEYTTIKNYYFDAQIKDDELYFDYTLKKGVCTNMNASFLLTKMEII